From a single Spirochaetaceae bacterium genomic region:
- a CDS encoding DUF1902 domain-containing protein has protein sequence MTQFWIKAVWDSEAEVYISESNIKGLHLEGATLAEFQEAVLTVAPELIADNHVNQIATTVQARWEYYDGRQPISENLQPA, from the coding sequence ATGACACAGTTCTGGATCAAGGCCGTGTGGGACTCAGAGGCAGAAGTATACATATCCGAAAGCAACATCAAGGGGTTGCACCTTGAAGGCGCTACCCTGGCAGAGTTTCAAGAAGCAGTCCTGACCGTAGCTCCCGAACTTATTGCGGACAATCACGTCAACCAGATTGCAACTACCGTGCAAGCAAGGTGGGAGTACTACGATGGCAGACAACCTATATCGGAAAATCTACAGCCTGCTTAA